Genomic window (Dolosigranulum savutiense):
TATACACCAATTAATGACTGCTATGATGTCCTTTTCTAAAAATGCAAGTATTATTTTAGTTAGTAATAGTGGACAGACTAAAGAAATCATAGATATAGCAAAATTTGCTCGTGAAAAATCAATTACAACTATTGGTATCACTCAATTTGGAGACCATCCTCTGGGGAAACTAGCTAACTTGAATATTCACACCGCACACACAGAAGAAGCAGCACTTAGAAGTGCTGCCACTAGTTCGTTACATGCGCAATTTTTTATTGTAGATATTTTATTCTATTTATTTATTCAAAAATATCATGATCAATATATTGAAAACATCCAAGAAACCTTTACACTATTTAAAAAAGGTGGATAAAATTTAACACTTAGTCTTTATTATTTATCATCTTTTAAAAGCAAAACAGCTCCATATTGTGGACTATTTAAAGCTCGAACAGCTTCAATGTTAGTATCTAAATATGTGTTAAATGGTTCAATTAAAGGATGGCCAATTTCCCATAATCCACCAATTTTACTTAATTTTACCGGTTCATCATATAATGAGCCTAATGTATTAACAACATCAGCTAAATTTTTCGCCGCCCAATTTAAAATTTCCTGGATAGCTTCATCATTTTTCAATAATGGATGACTTACTATTTTTGATAGCTTAGCTACTTCAGTTCGATTTGCTCTCAAGTTATTATCGACATAACTTATCAGCTGATAAGGAGTTTCTATGGATAATTCCTCTAATAACACATCAACCAAACTGGTCTTCTTCATTCTTCCATCAACCATCTGAGAAAACACTTGAAGTATTTTTCTCCCTATCCAATAACCACTCCCTTCATCTCCAATCATTTCACCCCAACCTCCGCATCTTTGGTACTGCTTATCTTTTCTAGCTATTCCAATTGATCCTGTTCCCGCAATTAGTATAATACCATCTTGATTGTTGAAAGCTCCCGCTAAAGCTATCTGTGCATCATTATAAATTTTATATTTAAATGGTGAAAAAGCCTGTTCGCATATCTCTTCGATCTTATATCTCAACTGCTTATCATTACCATAACCCGCTAATCCAATTGCAATTTGAACTTCAGGTAAATCAATATCATTAATGGTTGCTATTAAATCATCTATACCTTGAGCTAAAATTTTAATGGCTCTTTCTTTGTCTACATGTGATACATGACAAGTGGGTAGTTGAATAGTTTTCAAACAGTCCATTTTGCTATCAAATAATGAAAAATCTGTAGAAGTACCTCCACCATCAATCCCAATAAAATACATAATAAACTACCCTTCTTTAAATTTAAATTTTTGCCACGGTTTAATATAATCTAAAATAAAGATTTCATCTTCTTCAACATGTCCAACTACATTACTTTTCCCACTATTTTTCATCTCTTGTTTTGCAATTTGAAGTTCTCCTGCATAATGACCATACTCACTGCTTTCAATAATAACATCTCCTCTGTGAATAGTATCTGGTGCATTAAATAGATCAAAAGTATGTTGTTTATACTTAACACGACTTTGAGTAGAACGAATCAAGTTCTCATTAATATCTCCACGGTTCCAATGTAACATTTCAAATAATATTTCTCTCTCAGTTTCTGGTAAGTTTTCAACTGTTCGTACATTAAATGTCACTAAATTAAGGTCCAAGCCTCTAATTTGACTTATTTCATCCTCAGTTGGATAACAATTAGAAATAATGATATCATCAATGGTATCTAGCGCTAAAAAATGTTTTATTTGAACATGAAGGGGTAAGTTTCGATGTATTTCAAGTGTTGGTAAACTGTCTGTAACTGGCCAAGGTCCAAACGTTTTATCTGCTTGACTTGTAACGAATGCAGCTATTTTTAAATTATATTTATTGAATCGACTTGTACACTTTTTAAAATATTCAAGTGACAAACCAGTTTTTTGGTGGGGGTAAAAATTATGGCAACCATACAGTTTATATTTATTGGGTCGATAATCCATAATTGTATCAATCGTATGTGTGTTATTACTCATATTAATTTCAATTTTTAACCCATATTCATTATAAGTCATCAGAGCTTCTTCTGCTCCAGTAAATCCTACATCCAATCTTAGCCCATCAGCATTAATCTCATTGAAAAAGGCTAAGTCATCATACCCAATATTTAATTTATCAAACACTTTTGGAGATACATCCACGATTACTTCATATCCTAATGATTGTCCGTACTCATTAATTGCTTTATATTTTTCAATAATTTTATCTTTGGATTCTTCTGCAGATAACAAACACGAAAATATTCTAGAACATCCTATAGTGGCCATTTCTTTCAAGTAATTCTTAATCTTATTCTCCGAAGATTTTTCAGGATAAATTGATATACCTAATCGTCTCATTTATTTTCCTCTCCCTCAATTGCTTTTCTCAAATGTCCATTACTTTGTTTTAATTGTTCTTTAGCTTTATCTATTTTAAGGTCTGTCATCCCTAATAATAAGGCTAATTTAACATGTCCGTTTGCTTGTTCCAACAGTTCAAGTGCTTGACTATCGTTAATAGTAAGTATTTCTTTCAAGATATTAATAGAGCGAATTTTCAATTTATAATTACTTGCTTTCAAATCTACCATATAATTTTGATAAACCTTACCTAACTTGATCATAACAGCCGTTGAAATCATATTTAAAACTAATTTTTGAGCTGTTCCTGCTTTCATTCTAGTAGAACCTGTTACTACTTCAGGTCCAGTAATGATTTCAATTGGAAATTGAGCAACATCACTTACTTCACTATAACTAGCACATGAGATACTACTTGTTCCAGCTTGTATTGAATTAGCATAGTTTAAAGCACCTAAAACATACGGTGTACGGCCACTAGCAGTAATCCCAATAACCATATCCTTTTCAGTCAAGTTTATCTCTTTTAAATCTTTTTCTCCTTCTTCTGGTCTATCTTCTACCCCTTCCTGAGCTCTAAATATAGCTTCATTTCCACCTGCCATAATTCCTTGCACAAGATCAGGAGTAACACCATACGTTGGGGGACATTCAGATGCATCTAATACACCTAATCGTCCTGAAGTCCCTGCTCCAATATATATCAGACGACCACCATCTTTGAGTGATTTATATGATTCATCTACTACTTTCTCAATATTATTCAGATTTTTATGAATTACACTAGGAATTTGTTTATCCTCATTATTAATAGTTTTTAAAATATCTAGTGTATTCATCTTATCAATATTTGTACTTTGGTGGTTATGCTGTTCAGTTTCTAATGACTTAATATCTTGCTTCATAAATTCTACCTCATCTCTAGCTAAACAATAAGGACAAGAATAATTACTCCTGTCCTTATTATTTCTAATTTTATTCTTCAGACAAACTTAATGCTTGGCTTAACAATTTCTTGCCACCCATTGGACTATATGCTGTTGGTTCAATCAAGTCAATTGGCACATTATAATCATTAGCAATCTCTTTCAAATTCTTAAATCGGTGTTTTATTTGCGGTGCGACCATAACAACATCCACACTATTTTCAAGTTCTTGTTCCAAAGCAGAACTTCCTACAGCTTTTACGTCAACTTTTACATCTTGTTTATTGGCTTCTTTTTCTAAAGCTTTGATTGCAATTGAACTTGACATACCTCCAGAACATACAAATAATATCTTCATTACTCTCTTCCTTTCTTTAATTCATTAATTTCTGATTGTTGTTCTATCAATATCTTAATCATATCTTCCGTTTGCACCGCAGACATTAAATGATCCTGTGCATGAATTAGTAGTAATGAAACATCTACTTTATCACCGTTAATTTCTGACTGAATAAGTTTTGTCTGGGCATTATGAGCTTTATTTAACTCAGTAGAAGCCTTTTTCATTATCTGTCTGCTTTTTTCAATATGACCACTTTTTATTTCATCTAATGCCTCAAACATCATACTTTTTGCATTTCCTGCTTGACTAATTAATTCAAAAATAATTGTTTCTAACTCCATTTATTTAATCCTCGTTCCCTTCTTCTTTCAACAAATTATTATCGTATATTTTAAAGAATGGATAGTAAATCAATACAGCAATAATAATTAAAATAATGTTTAATACAGCCGCTCTCCAATCTCCCCCTGTGGCTAAATATGCCCCGATAGGACCAGGGAGCGTCCATGGTGCTAAAGTAACAACTCTATTAACAAATCCGAGAGAGGTTGCAACCCATGCAATAACAGACAATACTAGCGGAGAAATGACAAATGGTACAATTAAAATGGGATTTAAAACAATAGGAGCTCCAAATATAATTGGTTCATTAATATTGAATAGAGCGGGAATAATAGTTGTCTTTCCTAATGTATTAGCATATTTAGACTTTGAGAAAAACGCTAAGCAAATTGCTAACCCCAGTGTGGTACCCGCTCCCCCAATCCAAATAAACCAGTGGAAAAATGGTTCTGCTGCAATATGAGGCAATTCAGTTCCTGATGCTGCCGCTGCTGCATTCCCATCAAGCAAATTCAACCATAGTGGTCTCATAATTGTTCCCATAATTGATGCTCCATGTATACCAAAAGACCAAAATACAAGTGTAAATAATACAATAATAACAACAGATGGCAAACTATCAGATGCAGATACAAGAGGCTCTACTACCTTAGCAACAATTTCATGTAAATTAATATCCAACCACATTGTAATCGTTGCTGTTACTAATATAATAATTGCTGCTGGTGTTAATGATTCAAATGATCGCGCTACTGATTCAGGTACTTCCTCTGGCATTGATATTCTAAAACCCGATGTCTCCGTAAATCGATAAACTTCTACGGCAAAAATTGCCATAATAATTCCAACAAACATACCTGCTGATCCAAGATTCGGCATAGGCAAAACGAATCCTTGAGTAATCGAATCAATATAAGCTTGTAACTCACTTGTTTCAGAAATAATTCCCATTAATTCTTCTGAAGGTGCTTCGATCATCTGTGGAACTATTGTCATCAAAAATGCAGTTTCTGCCAGAATACCACCCGACACTTTATCTAATTTATAACTATTCGCTAATGACGCCCCAATTCCAAAAACTGCATATAATGTCATAATATACATTGTCATCCGATAAGGTAATAATATTTCAAATTGATATTCAGCAATAAATTGAGTGAAGGCCCAACTATCTGGTAACTGATTTGGCAAAAAACCTATAACTAAAAACATAGACCCAATAATAATCAATGGTAGAGTGGCTATAATCCCATCTCTAATTGCTCGTAAGTGTCTTTGTTCAGCTAAATCTGACATTACTGGAGCAAATTTATTTTCAAAAAAATCTACAATACGCTTCATTTTTCAATCCTCCTAAATATAATTTTCTACACCACAGCTAACTTAATTTCTGCTCCTTTCCTTCATAAAAATAATGCGCATACATTTTATATCTGTATTCATTTTATCGGGTTTTATATCACTTGTCAATAATTATTTTCAATTTAATAATAATTAAATTGAAAAAATATTTTATTGTATTCTGATTTATAGTATACATGAGAATATCTATACTTAAGTAGAAGGTTAGTCATTAATTGACTAGTCAATCTCTCACACAGACGTATACATGGTTCCCTATACGTCTGTTCCTCAAATAAACCAATTACTGAGTTTAGTCTCTCGATTCATCACTGTACCTACTTTTACTTAACTTTAACTAATACTTCCTATGACTAAGTCTGCAGTGAACTCTCACCGCCAAGTTATCCCTATGACAGAACATCTTGAAAGAGAGACCAACTCTAAGTTGATCTCTCTGCCAGTTATCAATATTTTATATCAAGTATCATTTAAATAATTTATAAACCTTCTCAGTACTATTAATAAAAATCTTTAAATTCAACATTCATTAATTTAAATAATAGTAACTGGAGTATTTTTAAGTGTGAATCTCTTTTGTATTTCTAAAAAATTATTATAGTTATAAAAAATAACTTTATAATTATTAATTTTTATACAACTGACTTACAAATTGACAATAATTAATCTTTTCTTTAAAATCAACTTCATTCTCTAAACTATTAATATTTTTTATAAACGATAATTTTTTTGATTCTATTTTTGTTAAACTGACTGCTTCATTTAGATGTGGATTAAACCTTCTAATGACGATTTCTCCATTCCTTGTTGATTTTCTAAAGGTTGATAATACACTCATTTCTTCTAAACTAAATAATTCATAGTTGGTAGGAAGTAACTTTTTCTCTGGTTCAGATAAAATAAAGTTATCTGTATTATTTTTATATTGTGCTGCTTGATAAGACAGTAACGGTGTTAAAATTTCTTTAGCACGTCTAGCACAAGATAATTCATTATCTTCATCATTTAGTATCGTTAGCCAATATGTTGCACCAACTTCCTCATTCATATATCTTGTATCATAAGTTGGTTTGATTGTCCCTGAAGCTCTCCCAGGTCTATCATTTAACTCTTCTTTTCCAAGAAATGTAGTTGATCTATAAATCGTTAAGGCTATACTGCTATACTTTTCTCCAACAAATTGATACTCCCTAACAGATTCAGTTGTGATTTGTACCCGATTTTTTTCAAATCCATTTGTTACATAACTTAACATTGGTTCAATTGTTCTAGGTTTCTCATCCCAATTATGTTCCACCCATATTTTACTTTGAGGTAATTCTGTTTTCCGTTTTATTGTCCCAAATTGTATATCTGCAAATGAATAATCATTATTATTCAATGTATCAAATAGTATTCTCATTCTATGTTCGACTGCTTTATTTACTGTTTTAAAATCAACTTTTATATTTTTTGACCCTGTGGTTAATTCAATCAATAAAGTAAAAGGTTGCTCTACTGTCATACATGTATTTATTCTATCACTTAAATTTCTAGCTAAATTTATCTTTCCATGAATTTTTAATTTTTGTCTAAATTTATATTCTTTAATATACCCTTTAAGGAGATTACCTACATATTTTTGATCATAGGATGGTTTTGAATAATCATACGAATCCCCCTCATCTCCTTCATCAATTACTTGAATGATATTATTTATAGTTGTATCTGTTTCTTTATTATACAAATCAATACAACCATCTTGAAATAATATTTTATAGTATTTATTTTCAATAAAGGATTTATTTTTATCTTTATAGTCTTGTATACTATTCTTCTCTATTTGTTGTTCTTTTAAATATAATGTTTTATACCCAACTCCTACAATATTATCCACTTTAATTTCAACTATATATTTGTAAAGAGTTGAAATTTCATTTTTCCAATTATTATTCAGATCATTATCTACACCTATTTCCTTTAATGACTTTTTCAAATAGGATTCTGTAACATCTTCACTAGATATTATGTCATATATATACTTATTATTTTGTTCATCACAAATAGTAAATTTTTTGTAAGGCGAGTATAATTCTGTACGTATAATATCTGAACGACGATAAGGTAATAAATTATAGATTTGAAATTGTGTTAAGTCAATTTGTTTACAATTAATACCTATTTCTCTCATTTTAAATTCAACAAGCTCTGCCGATAATTTATCTACTTGTGTGTATCTATTTTTTATATCTTCATTTGTAGCATCTGAATTACAATTCCCAATTGAATCATGTGCAGAATTTAATAACATCAATTTCCACATTTTATCTATTAATAATTTTTCATATTTTAAACCTAGGCAGTATCCTAATGTATTTAATGGCTCTAATATATTACTTAAGTAATTCTCTAACCTATTATTCATTTGTTTTAAATCTGCTCGTGTTGAAAAGATACTTTTATGAACTCTAGAATTTTGTCCAAATGTAAATTCCCCTTGAACCGTATCTAATTCTCCCCCTGGGATTGTTTGATGCAATTCTGTTAAGGCATCTTCTAGTGTACTTATTTCTATTTTAAAATTTGTATTATCATTTCCCATTTTTATCAAGTCTGGTAAATTTTTCCGAATAGGCTTTTGATCTTCGCCGTTATATAACAAGATTATATTAGATTTTGTATCATCTTTTAATTGTTCATAAATATCTTCATAATATTCAATTAGGGCTTGATCTTCATTAGGGGGATAAGCCATATTGCCATAATGATGTAAATTATGTGTAAATATTTGTGTCCCATCAGCTCCCTCCCAAATAAACTCTCTAAATTTAACTAAATGATCTGCTGTTCCTCTTCTAAAAAAGGCATACTTCAGTTCAAAACTTTTATAAATTTGAGGCATTTGGCTAGACATACCAAATGAATCAGGTAGATAACCCACATTTTGATACCCCCCATATTTTTTTGAAAGATCAATGCCTATTTCTAAATTCTTTAATAAATTCTCTCCAGATATAACAAGAGTGTCTGGTTGGGTGAACCATGGTCCAATAATTAAACGGTTTTCTTTTACTAATGATTTAATATTTTCTATCATTTCAGGATGTAACTCGATATACTCTTCTACAATCGATAGTTGTCCATCAAGTAAGAAACATTTGAATTCTTTATCTGATTCTAAATGACTAATTATTTCATCAAAATCTTTTAAAGAATATACCAATGATCTAGCAGCGGTAAAATACCATTCTTTATCCCAATGAGTATGTGGAATAATTTTTATTTTTGTATTATTCATACTTCCTCCCTCTTAAATAACGTTTAACTTTCCTTTTTTTATTAGATAGTTTCTGTAGTATACATTAGCTACAGCAATAAAAACTGAACCAATAAAAAGGCCCGCAACATATGCAATAAAGTTTTCAATTAAAGGCCACGCCCAAATTGCTGATTCTGGAAACCATTGTACCGCCCCTAATAACACAGCAACTGTTCCACCTAACATTGCTCCTACCATATTTATTGGAATTACAAAAGCTGGATTTTCTAGTGCAAAAGGAATTGCTCCTTCTGAAATTCCCATAAAAGCTAAAAAAACTGAAGTTTTTCCTGCTTCATGAAACTGTCTCTCGTACACTCTCTTACCTACAAGAAATTTATCAATAATTGTAGCTAAACCTAAACCAATACTTGGAATTACAATGGCTAGATTTCTTGCGGTTACAGGTAAAATTTCTTCCACTGTAAACCCATATGCTACGAATCCTGCTGCTTTGTTAACTGGACCTCCTAAATCAAATGCAGTTGCAGCTGAAAGGACTAATGCGTACACAATTTCTCCCGCATCTCCTGCTTTCTCCAAAAGTTGTTGTATCCCTTTATTTAATAAGCCCCCCACAGGTGTTACAATATAATACATTGCAATCATTGTTATTATTCCAGCAATAATCGGAATTAAAAAGGTGGTTTTAAATGCTAACCAACTATGAGGTAAATTTATCTTTTCATTTAAATATTTAACTAAGTAACCTATTCCAAAAGCAATAACTATTGCACCTAAAAATCCAGATGCTACTGGTTCTGTTGGAGTCCACAGACCATCTACTTCAGATAACCTATCAATTGGATTAACTGACACATATCCTCCAATAAATCCTGCTATCAGTGCTGTCTTTCCTCCAATTGAAGATGCTGTAAATGCAGCAAATATTGGAATTGCAAATCCAAATAATGTAAATCCAAATGTAGATAATAATTCTGATAGCTGCAACAAAGATAGGTCTAATCCGTGATAGTCACCATTATTCATTGCTTCAACTATTCCAACATCAGGATTTATATTTAAAATTACGTATGGAATTAATTGTGATAATGCTCCTAGTAATCCACCCATAATAAGAACTGGGATCATATACGAAATACCTGTCATTAAGTGTTTACTAACTTCTGACCAAAATGAATTTTGGTTACTAGAGGTCTTTTTATTCAAATCTGAATTGTTATTCTTTGAACTTCCACCAATTACTTTTTTCTTAATAGCCATTTTACTCACTCCCTATATTTATATCTTCTTCAATTTCATCAAATAAACTTGATGCATTTTTTATCATATCTTGAAGTTTAATTTCATATACTTCATAACCATTAAATCTTTCTAACTCAAGAGGAGTTACGGCTACAGCATGAATAATTATATCTGCATTTTCAATATCTGATTTTTCTAGTTTGTTTTTTATACCATCTGACCCCTGAGTTTCAATTTTATAAGCATATCCTCTTTTTTCAGCTTCAATTTCTATAGCCTCTGCCGCCATAAATGTATGTGCTAATCCCATAGGACATGCACAAATAGCAATTAAATTTTTACTCATTCTATTCCCTCCATATTATTTAACTCTACTTCAATTTCTTTTTTACTTTTAGCATTAAACAATATCTTTTTAAATGAATTATGCATCATTTTTCTTGATATCTGAGACAACATGTTTAAGTGATTTTCACTCTCTTGCTCTTTACTCAACAAACATAAAATTAACTTAACTTCTTCTTCCCCCCATTCTATCTCTTTATCTAGCCTCACAAGGAGCACCGTAGATTTTAATACTTTATCCGTTTTTGCATGAGGAATTGCAATTTTTTCTCCAATTGAAGTTGGATATTCTTCTTCTCTTTTTTTTAGCTCATCAACAATACTCTCCTTTATTAGATTATTTTCAAAAGCTATCATAGAAAGGTATTCAATAACATCTTCCTGATTCTTTATACTTTTATCTAGTTTAATATACGACTCTTTAACTATCATTATTTTCTCCTCTCAAAAATTCATCTAAATATTGAGTAGTTTCTTCTATTATCGTTTTATCGACTAGGTAGTTATTTGATGCAAAATGATATATAGGTCTAAATACCTCAGATATATATAATTGATTTTTATTAATAACAGCCATACAAATTAGATTAATTTTTTTGTTTCCCCATGTAATTCCATTATGAGAAACTCCTATAAATAATTTTGATTCAATATGCCCATCAACCAAGACATGAGGAAAGGCAATACGTTCAATTAAAGCAGTTGATGAAGTTTTTTCTCGCTCTTTTAATTTTTCTTTTAAAACATACTTTATTTGTTGATTTGAATAATAATTACAAATCATTTCATTAATAGCATTGTCTCTACTAAGAGATTTAAGTACATTAACTTCTTTATCTAATATAGAAGAATAATCATTTTTTAAACTTTTTATGCTTTCTAATCTATATTTTACTTTATCTATATTTTCAATTAATGACAACTGATTAATAGGTACCACAAAACATCCAAAATCATCTTCTAATGGTATTGTTGTAACAATTATATCTATATTAGTAAGTTGACAACGCTCTAAAGATTCTTTAGAATATATTTTTATTATATTAAGTTCAGGAAAATACATATTTAATTCTTCCTTTAATAAAAATGCAGTACTTAAGCCATTATCACATACTACAACTGTATTTATATTATTTTGATTTTTCCGTTTCTTCTGAGTTATCGTCACTAAGTATAAAGCGATATATCCCACTTCATCTACTGAAAATTTATAATTAAAATAGTTTGACAATTGCAACATCATTAATCCTGCTAAATTATATTCTATTGGATATTTATTCTTTATATCTTTTAAATAAGGATTATTTATCTCAATTTTAACCATTGCTCTTTTTAATAATGTTTTTATATGCACCATTAAATTATTTTTTATTTCGATGATTTCATCTGATACATTATCAAATTGATTAGAACTATCTATTATATCGTTTACAATTCCATTCAATACATCTGTTACCTCACTACTATCAAAATAGTCTAATTCCTCTTTTATTTCTTTCATAAATAAGATATCTACGGTTGACAATTTAGTAATGATTTTTTTCTGTCTTCTTAAAACTATAATCATTGCAGCATATTCTAACACTTTTTTATTGAAGTTATTATCAACTTTGTACTGATCTATTATTTCTAAAATTCTTTCCTTAGAAATTCCATAATCTGATATCAATTCATTCCAACTATTATTTTTTATAATAAAACTCAATAAAAACTTTTTAATACATATCTCTTCACCTATAAATTTAGTTATTTTATTGGTAGATATTTTTATATTCCATTCTAAGAGATCCTCATTTATTTCATACAATAATCTATTAAAAGTTGATGTTGAAATAAACAATTTTTCTTCTATTTTTTCTCTAGGCACCTCCACATT
Coding sequences:
- a CDS encoding PRD domain-containing protein yields the protein MNSYEKQIIRLLLQSQSFVPAKEIASSVGLSRRTIYRYINHLHEKLDDHNIEIISKKGRGFKIVIPENKVITLNHILNNINNMDDYYFRKKSVISYLLYNVEVPREKIEEKLFISTSTFNRLLYEINEDLLEWNIKISTNKITKFIGEEICIKKFLLSFIIKNNSWNELISDYGISKERILEIIDQYKVDNNFNKKVLEYAAMIIVLRRQKKIITKLSTVDILFMKEIKEELDYFDSSEVTDVLNGIVNDIIDSSNQFDNVSDEIIEIKNNLMVHIKTLLKRAMVKIEINNPYLKDIKNKYPIEYNLAGLMMLQLSNYFNYKFSVDEVGYIALYLVTITQKKRKNQNNINTVVVCDNGLSTAFLLKEELNMYFPELNIIKIYSKESLERCQLTNIDIIVTTIPLEDDFGCFVVPINQLSLIENIDKVKYRLESIKSLKNDYSSILDKEVNVLKSLSRDNAINEMICNYYSNQQIKYVLKEKLKEREKTSSTALIERIAFPHVLVDGHIESKLFIGVSHNGITWGNKKINLICMAVINKNQLYISEVFRPIYHFASNNYLVDKTIIEETTQYLDEFLRGENNDS